Part of the Quercus lobata isolate SW786 chromosome 6, ValleyOak3.0 Primary Assembly, whole genome shotgun sequence genome, TAGTGCTTAATAGAAGAAATTAGATGATCAAAAGAAGATATAGATTCCTCTTTACTTCTTAAGGCTGAAATAACCACCTCCGAGTCTCCCTTGACAATAAAAAAGGGTAGGTTGAGGTCCATGGCAAGGATAAAAGCTACATGACTGTCCATGataaaacaaatgcaaaagtACCTGCAttaatttcatcaaaataacTCAACAAGCCCCACAAGATTGTAATATTTTTACTAgctaaaccaaaacaaaccaTATACATCCACAAGAGCAAGCTTCATagacaatattattattaaaaaaaaaaaaaaaaagcatgtgatataagaaagaaaatgatatgCTTCCTAACTCAAATCTGACTTggttttacttaaaaaaaattatttttatatatatttcatttgttaaaattaaaagaggATGACCGTTTTGTTTCGTCTAAAAATATACCTATTAGATAGGAGTATTTACATACTCCTTAAGCAATGCTTCCGGCCCTCATAAAGAGAGTGGGGCTCACACTTTTTGTGAGACTTGAAGCACTGATCTAAGAATATGTAAGTTTCGTCTAAAAATATACCTATTGGATGGGAGTAATTACATACTCCTCAAGCAATGCTTCCAGCCCTCACAAATAGAATGGGGCTCACCTTTTTTGTGAGACTTGAAACACTGCTCTAAGAATATGTAAGTTTTAAGTATagtaaaattggttgaaaattgtaattaattttagaCCAACTCTACTCCTTCCTTGTCATCTATGCAAACTGGCCATAAAAGCTAAATAAGAGCGTTttgtatttcttaaaaaaattgataattataataGGAGTGATTTGAACTCTGGacgtttctttaaaaaataaaaacacaccaCTTTCCAAACACAATGTCAATCAATGATATAAAATTATCATATTCCAAAGATAAAATTTCAGCAAACAAAATGTGCACATAAAAGAAATAGTAAAGTAGAGGAATCGGAGAAAGTGGAAGCAATGTGTCGCTTATGAGGGAAAGAGCGGTTGGTTATTGACATTGGTTGGTGTGGTTAGTGTAGTTTCCGAATTGGAGAggtatttggatttttgactaggaaaaagttaacaaatgctcctagtttagaaaatatttttaaaatcattttatgaaaaatataattaaatttttttatatttcttatgaaagtagtatcaaaattttttaaaataatttattaataattgcttTAAAAGCTCCCATTAACATGATAAAATTGGCACTTGCTATTTGGGTGGGGGTGGAGGGCTGCATAGTATTATCATGGTTCACCGGTGCACCCGGTAACCTCTCCTGTCCTAAAGAGAGAATCACAACCGTCAAATTGAAATAcctttgtctttgtctttggTTACTATAAATAAATCAGATATGTCAATCGTACACCcaataaaatctcaaaaagttttatttttattttgttctcaaaTTGGCGCCACACAGAAAATTCTAATTCTTTCTCAGAGTCAGAGTTTGCACCGAAATAAGGATTTCTCAATGTtgaaataaacttttttttttttttttacttttcttttcttttccgcTTTCCTTTTGGATTTTTCATGCTACTACTTGGTAAACCCTATAAACCCTACACCACacggttttagggttttgtgttaCTCAGGTCGGTAATGACTTATGAAGttagtttatactttatatatatatatatattatcatctTCCGTCCTCTTCTTTCTTATTGTTTTCCGAATACccattatttttctcttttcaggTATCTTCAATATGGTAGACCTTCAAGGACTAGTCAATGAGCTTGTCTCCAAGCTAAGAAGAAGGTAatgttcttttatatatatatatatatatatatatatatatgtgtgtgtgtgtgtgtgtgtgtgtgtgtgtatattaaTACGTGGGTATGTACGTACGCTTCGATTCTTGGTTGAACCTTACGACTTCGGATATtataaaaaagaggaaaagaatatATGTGGTCTACTTTTACTAACTGATAGTTGGCTTAAAAAAATTGAGGCTAAGGTTTTGTTGTCGTTGTtctgagatatatatatatatatgtatagatGATGATGTTGTTGGGTTGTGTGATGATGGCTGCAGGAAGGTTGAGGGTTCGCGTGCAACAGCTCGGCTGACAGCTGAGTTGCTTCGTTCAGTGATATCGCAATCGAAACTGCCGGCTACAAACCAGCCCGCCGCTCTCATTGATGCCGTAAGGGATGTTGGAGGAAAATTGATTGCTGCTAATCCCATTGGTAggtcttttttaatttctgtttTGCTGCTTGAGATTTTAATCTGCACCAGAAGGAGAGGGTGAGTTTTGCACTCCCTCGTATATTGGGTCCTACTCCTACAAGTACACCCATTAGTATATAATTTATAGTATGATTTTGAAGGTTAAAAgtgtgttttgagtttaaaaatgctattttgCAACAAAAACTCATCATAGCTTTTTAAAGAATCCTTAATGATGCAACCAAGCCACTTCTATAAGGAGTTAAGCCATGCTTTAAACCTGAAACTCtagtattttattaacttttgcTTTTGAAACCTCCTTAACCAGTGCTGTTAAAAAGCCTTCTTATATTAAAcgggttatttatttttttggagattttttcTGCCCTTGAATATTAATATCCAATATTTCGTATTGCTCTTATataattataagattttttttttaataaaaaattcatctcTATTTTAAGTATATTTGTTAGATCATAGttgataatttgttatttgaaattatagaTATCATTATAAATTCTTATAATATGTTATCATTGATATGGCTTATTTATTTACAGACAACTTTCTATAGTTACAACATcattttcacatacttttttttttaacctttttataatttaaaaaataaaaataaaaatatctacAAATATGAGATTAAGGTTTCTTAAAAATATCGTAAGATGATAGTGCTAGAATTGTCAAGCTTGGTGGTCAGTGGTGTACATTGGCTGGTCTAGATCCCAAGTTTCCATATCACTCCTTAACTGTTTTGGACGCTTCATTAAAATCAATGACTCAGCTGAAAGACAATTTTGACCATTTGTCAAATTCACACAAAAAGAGTCAAAGCTTAGATTAGAGCATGCCTGTAATTCTAGGAGCATTGTAGGAAGCTTAGGTTATGAGTCTTTGGATTAGCCCAAAGAACACATTCCTAAGAGAACATGTTGGAATCATGTGTTCCAATTTGTAAAATAGGTCACATACAAGAAATCATGTCAGGTAGATATTTCAAGTAAGTTTAGGACTCCCTACGAGAACCTTTTTCCCTTCTACCCAATTTTAGGAGTAAATAGAAAGATATTGTAACTAATcttgattcattaaaaataaatgttaccACTTAAGGATTTAAGTGCATATACCTATGAATTATTTGCATGTACTTGTTCATGCTTGTATGCATACAAATATACATTCGTTTATGAATAACAACTTGAGTAGTCTCAACAACTTGGATTAACTTCTTGAATATGTATACTTCCACATGCCCATTCGTTTGCACACACTTGTGTTATAGTTGCCTAAAGTTGATACCAATTGACTTTGGTTTTTCCTGTCCGcgatatatttgaaaattatgatTCGAAGTTATGCTCAGCTctcttacaaaaaatttagcttgttgcaaattgatgaaaattttctatcttttggaTTGCAGAGCTTGCTGTTGGGAACATTGTGAGGCGTGTTTTGCATATTATCAGGGAGGAGGATCATTCGAATGCAAGAGATGCTGTTGAAGGGTTTAGATTATCTGTAGGAGGTGATAATGATTATATAGTTGAGCAAGATCACCTAAATCTATCAGTTGCTGCTCAAAGTTCTCTGTGTCGACCTTCATTGCATTCCCTTTTAGAGCGTTCTCCTAACTCTGCAACAACTTACTTCACTGCTACTTCAGAGGATGATtctgaagagaaaagaaaatgtaagCTATCACAGTGGCTTGTATTCAATGAACTCTAATTATGACATcaaatcaaaatatgaattaCGTTTCTAACtttgagagatttttttttttttttttttttctaggtaatagaattttattgaaaaaatgaaCATTGTATCGTATTCATGATGATAAACATTCTGGACATGATATATCATTGTTGATATATTACCTTGAGTTTACATAAATGTTAAAAAGGCattattgttgttttgatttaaaaaaaatatataatccaaaaaaaaattatatccttTTTCAGCATTGGATCCAATTGCAAGGAGCTTGGAGTTTAGGCGTAAGGTCATCTCAGCAGTTAATGATCTCATTGAAGATATAAATACCTGCCATTTGGTGATTGCAGAACTAGCAGTGGAGCATATACATCCCAAGTAATTACTATTTAAACTTGATATTATCTTTCTCCATCAAGTAGCTTTCGTtaaatctttaaatttacatccaGAAACATTTTTCCCCTCTATTGCCACTTTGAATATGTTTATAGATGTTTTCTTTTCTGCTTATTTCTCCTactgtaataatttttttgtatcttGCAATGTTTGTTGCTCCAAACAAGATATAacagagggtttttaatttggTATTACTCctaattattttcttctcttgcaTTTTCAGgaatagttctttttttttttttttttcttttccccctcTCTTAATTAATACCAATCAAGAAAGTCATAAAATCAAAACTTGGCTAGGCTATGGATCTCCTTATTCCTAGATCTTTGGACATTAATTATACTAGAAcagaaaatattatggatgtcTAACATCAAAACTATTTCTGcaatgtacttatttattaGATAAATAGCCGCAATGAGTTGATCTACCAATAATTTTTCTCTAAACCTCTTGAGAGAAGCTATTGATATGCGAGAAGGAATGATGGGGGAAAGTAAAATATGTCAAAGAGGCACATCAATCATAAGCCAAAAGTAATTTCCAGCCCCCTCTAGGGGCCAAATGAGATAGCAGCTTGTCCTATTTTTACATGCCTGAACAGGTTTTGTCTGGATGTTTACAGGATTTGTACAAAAGCACAAAACTAGGCAACCTTGCTAGTTGGGTGTTCATGAATCCTCTTCAAGAAGGAAGCCTTCACTAAGACTGTTGATTGATCTCTTCTATTCCGTTAATTATATTCTATCATGTCATTTTAAAGTCTGTCCCCTGAATCTGGGTGGTACAATGCATCCCCAAGTTTTAGGAGATAGCATTTTATATGGATAATGTAGTGgcactaaaatttcaaattgcaTCAACCATGGTTGGAAAGTTTATGTGCCCATATCATCATTGGCAAGTTCATACTTTAGAGAGCTAATCAATCCATAAATAGAAAGCTCCAACAAATCTATATCACAATATGATCTGCATCAATGAAActatatatttcattgttttcaGAATACCCTCTTTCAGCTTTCTGACTAGAGTAGATCTAAAAACCAGCTGTAGTTTTTCTATTTCTAGAAATCTTTCTAGTTGAAGTGGAGCTTTGCTTGATTTTTAGTCTCTCTAATTGGTTTTCACATATGGCTCTCTTTGTTAAAATTGTTTAGTCATTTGATAATCTTTCATGTATGTTGCAAGTATTTGTTGTTTATAGGCTATAGCGGTTTAgttttttcattcaattgaaATATTCTTTGCCTTGTGATTATTACAGTGAGGTGATATTAACTTTCGGTCATTCAAGAACAGTGAAAGAATTCCTATGTGCTGCAAGGGAGAAAAAAAGATCATTTGGGTTATTTGTTGCAGAAGGT contains:
- the LOC115994918 gene encoding translation initiation factor eIF-2B subunit beta-like encodes the protein MVDLQGLVNELVSKLRRRKVEGSRATARLTAELLRSVISQSKLPATNQPAALIDAVRDVGGKLIAANPIELAVGNIVRRVLHIIREEDHSNARDAVEGFRLSVGGDNDYIVEQDHLNLSVAAQSSLCRPSLHSLLERSPNSATTYFTATSEDDSEEKRKSLDPIARSLEFRRKVISAVNDLIEDINTCHLVIAELAVEHIHPNEVILTFGHSRTVKEFLCAAREKKRSFGLFVAEGAPKYQGHLLAKELAARGLQTTVITDSAVFAMISRVNMVIVGVHAVMANGGVIGPVGLNMVALAAQKHAVPFVVVTGTHKLCPLYPNNPEVSLNEMRSPSEVLSFEEFSDCMDYRIGTGAPQLHVVNPAFDYVPPELVSLFITDIGGYYPSYMYRLIADYYSSDDVVIQQKPAS